Proteins found in one Musa acuminata AAA Group cultivar baxijiao unplaced genomic scaffold, Cavendish_Baxijiao_AAA HiC_scaffold_402, whole genome shotgun sequence genomic segment:
- the LOC135658357 gene encoding receptor-like protein 37, translating to MASCTRTTHPVPRHYSFGLWITSILLFTAATTPTTKGCVEGERDALLDFKTGIVKDPSSRLSSWRGRVDCCRWSGVVCDDTTGHVVELNLNPDYLNNETSIGGEIRPSLLLLTHLERLNLSHNDLSTDGLHWLSRLTSLRYLDMSFVNLSMASHDWLQAVNMLSSLEELHLHDCGLTDIPSSLSHVNLTALATLDISDNLFNSTIPKWLWKLHRLSYLDLSFSMFHGAIPAGIGNLADLRELHLSDNSLSGPVPTEIGNLNSLELINLTNNLLSGSLPTEIGKLSNLNILSLSSNSLEGTVSELHFARLTKLSELDLSENSLVISVDYNWVPPFQLRSIQLKSCKLGPAFPRWLRSQNSIEDLGMSNTSIEDVLPDWFWNNSASSINLSQNQINGRLTESTLGHFRSSLTRLVHQKVGDEERMEKSLRVRSQQPWKLLRRHAVGDSNRLATGVNFDKDR from the exons ATGGCCTCTTGCACCAGAACCACACACCCTGTGCCTCGGCACTACTCTTTCGGGCTTTGGATTACGAGCATTCTTTTGTTCACGGCGGCAACAACGCCGACGACGAAGGGGTGCGTAGAGGGCGAGAGGGACGCCCTCCTCGACTTCAAAACCGGCATCGTCAAGGATCCTTCCAGCCGTTTGTCATCATGGCGAGGCCGAGTAGACTGCTGCAGATGGAGCGGGGTGGTCTGTGACGACACAACCGGCCATGTCGTGGAGCTTAACCTCAATCCAGACTATCTAAACAATGAGACGTCTATCGGAGGTGAGATCAGACCATCCTTGCTCCTGCTAACTCATTTGGAGCGTCTCAACCTCAGCCACAATGACTTGTCGACCGATGGCCTGCACTGGCTCTCGCGTCTCACTTCCTTGAGATACCTCGACATGAGCTTTGTGAACCTTTCCATGGCCTCCCACGATTGGCTTCAAGCAGTGAACATGTTGTCCTCACTAGAGGAGCTACATTTACATGACTGTGGCCTCACCGACATcccctcttctctttcccatgtcaaCCTCACAGCACTGGCCACTCTGGACATCAGTGACAACCTCTTCAACTCCACCATCCCCAAATGGCTATGGAAACTCCACAGACTCTCTTATCTTGATCTCAGTTTTTCTATGTTTCATGGTGCCATACCCGCTGGGATTGGAAATTTGGCCGATCTAAGAGAACTTCATCTTAGTGATAATTCACTTTCAGGTCCCGTACCCACTGAGATTGGAAATTTGAATAGTCTAGAACTTATCAATCTCACGAATAATTTACTCTCTGGATCGTTACCTACTGAGATCGGCAAGCTTTCCAACCTCAATAttctttctctctctagtaaTTCCCTAGAGGGCACCGTGTCTGAACTCCATTTCGCTCGCTTAACCAAACTAAGTGAGCTCGATCTATCTGAAAACTCCCTAGTCATCTCAGTAGACTATAATTGGGTTCCTCCTTTTCAACTCCGATCCATTCAACTGAAGTCTTGTAAGTTGGGGCCTGCATTTCCAAGATGGCTCCGTTCACAAAACTCCATTGAGGATTTGGGTATGTCGAACACAAGCATCGAGGACGTCTTGCCTGATTGGTTTTGGAATAATTCTGCTTCATCTATAAATCTCTCCCAAAATCAGATTAATG GAAGACTGACCGAGTCAACGTTGGGGCATTTCCGTAGCAGTCTCACACGTCTCGTCCATCAAAAAGTAGGAGATGAAGAAAGGATGGAGAAGTCACTTCGAGTCCGTTCGCAGCAGCCGTGGAAGCTTCTTCGAAGGCACGCGGTGGGGGACTCGAACCGCTTGGCGACCGGAGTCAACTTTGACAAGGATCGGTGA